One genomic window of Punica granatum isolate Tunisia-2019 chromosome 1, ASM765513v2, whole genome shotgun sequence includes the following:
- the LOC116195828 gene encoding glutathione S-transferase U7-like: MAREEETKVKLLGLWVSPFVRRVEWALKLKGVSYDYIEEDILNKSPLLLELNPVHKTVPVMVHDGKVICESFVLLEYIDETWKHHPLLPHDPYDRAIARFWACFVEEKILENAWIAMCSEGEEKEKATKIAIDAVERIEELLKGKQFFGGDDIGYLDLAVGWVSHWLPVWDEVGSTKILDPLRFPSTTSWATNFLGHPLIRDNLPPKDKMLDYFHQKKGRIMASRARV; encoded by the exons ATGGCAAGAGAGGAGGAGACTAAGGTGAAGCTCTTGGGACTGTGGGTGAGCCCATTCGTCCGACGGGTCGAGTGGGCCCTGAAGCTGAAGGGCGTAAGCTACGACTACATCGAGGAGGACATCCTGAACAAGAGCCCCCTCCTTCTCGAGCTCAACCCTGTCCACAAGACAGTCCCTGTGATGGTCCATGATGGGAAAGTAATATGCGAGTCGTTTGTGTTGTTAGAGTACATCGACGAGACGTGGAAGCATCATCCGTTGCTGCCTCATGATCCTTATGATCGGGCCATTGCCCGGTTCTGGGCCTGTTTTGTTGAAGAGAAG ATTTTGGAGAACGCATGGATTGCAATGTGCTCCGAAGgagaggagaaggagaaggccaCGAAGATAGCCATCGATGCCGTAGAGAGGATCGAAGAGCTACTCAAGGGCAAGCAATTCTTCGGCGGGGACGACATCGGGTACTTGGACTTAGCCGTGGGTTGGGTCTCCCACTGGCTGCCCGTTTGGGATGAAGTGGGATCCACTAAAATTTTGGACCCTTTGAGGTTTCCTTCGACCACTTCATGGGCCACGAATTTCTTGGGTCACCCCTTGATTAGGGACAACTTGCCTCCTAAGGACAAGATGTTGGACTATTTccaccaaaagaaagggcggATCATGGCCTCTAGGGCTCGCGTTTAG